From Pirellulales bacterium, the proteins below share one genomic window:
- a CDS encoding sulfatase-like hydrolase/transferase, whose amino-acid sequence MSFIPRTTRISLTILLWFAATLTARADDRPNVILIMLDDLGSVDLGCYGAADLHTPNADALAARGVRFTQFYSAAPVCSPSRAGTLTGRWPVRAGVPSNCASQKGGKGALPPGEVTMGEMFRAAGYATAHIGKWHVGYTPETSPRAQGFLHSFGHMGGCIDNYSHFFYWNGPNVHDLWRNEAEVFYNGRFFPDLMVEEAGRFIDEHRDGPFFMYYAMNVPHYPYQGDEKWLKRFRDLPYPRNLYAAFVAALDERLGQLLAKLESLGLSQRTIIAMQSDNGHSTEERAHFGGGSAGKYRGAKFSMFEGGIRLPCIVSWPGKLPRDESRDQLAHACDLLPTLAELAGVPTPNVHLDGRSLAAVLRDSSAATPHVERALHWQVGEGPSADWAVREGDWKLIGRTRDTTRADKGAQVVTIFLANVRTDPSETTNLAETHADVVSRLKRLHDEHLGKSAAGL is encoded by the coding sequence ATGTCTTTCATCCCCCGAACCACAAGAATCTCGCTGACCATCCTGCTCTGGTTTGCCGCCACGCTCACCGCCCGCGCCGACGATCGCCCCAACGTGATCCTGATCATGCTCGACGACCTCGGCAGCGTTGATCTGGGTTGCTACGGCGCCGCCGATCTGCACACGCCCAACGCCGATGCCCTGGCCGCACGGGGAGTGCGCTTCACGCAGTTCTATTCGGCCGCTCCGGTCTGCTCGCCTTCGCGGGCCGGCACGCTCACGGGCCGCTGGCCGGTGCGGGCGGGCGTGCCGAGTAACTGCGCCTCGCAAAAGGGTGGCAAAGGGGCGCTGCCGCCCGGCGAAGTCACGATGGGCGAAATGTTCCGCGCCGCCGGCTATGCCACCGCGCACATCGGCAAGTGGCACGTCGGTTATACGCCCGAAACATCGCCCCGCGCCCAGGGCTTTTTACACAGCTTCGGCCACATGGGCGGCTGCATCGACAACTACTCGCACTTCTTCTACTGGAACGGCCCCAACGTCCACGACCTGTGGCGGAACGAAGCCGAGGTGTTCTACAACGGCCGCTTCTTTCCCGACCTGATGGTCGAGGAGGCAGGCCGCTTCATCGACGAGCACCGCGACGGGCCGTTCTTCATGTACTACGCGATGAACGTGCCGCACTATCCATATCAAGGCGACGAGAAGTGGCTGAAGCGGTTTCGCGACCTGCCCTATCCCCGCAACTTGTACGCGGCCTTCGTGGCGGCGCTCGACGAGCGGCTGGGACAGCTCCTCGCCAAGCTCGAATCGCTGGGGCTGAGCCAGCGGACGATCATCGCCATGCAAAGCGACAACGGGCACTCGACCGAGGAGCGGGCGCATTTCGGCGGCGGCAGTGCGGGCAAATACCGCGGCGCCAAGTTCAGCATGTTCGAAGGGGGAATCCGCTTGCCGTGCATCGTCTCGTGGCCCGGCAAGCTGCCGCGCGATGAGTCGCGCGACCAGCTTGCCCATGCCTGCGACCTGCTGCCCACGTTGGCCGAGCTGGCCGGCGTGCCGACGCCCAACGTGCATCTCGACGGCCGCAGCCTGGCCGCCGTGTTGCGTGATTCGTCGGCCGCCACTCCGCACGTCGAGCGGGCGCTGCACTGGCAGGTGGGTGAAGGACCGAGCGCCGACTGGGCCGTGCGCGAGGGCGATTGGAAGCTGATCGGCCGGACGCGCGACACCACTCGGGCCGACAAAGGTGCCCAGGTCGTTACGATCTTTCTGGCGAACGTGAGGACCGATCCCAGCGAGACGACCAATCTCGCCGAAACGCATGCCGACGTCGTCAGCCGGCTAAAAAGGCTGCACGACGAACACCTGGGCAAGTCCGCAGCCGGTCTGTAG